atctggcctcctcatcaacgctttctgcgttttgcagtcctgggccgacacttccagttcagagccctcccgttcgggttggctactgctccgcggaccttctccaaagtaatggtggtcatcgcggccttcctgcgaaaggaaggagtacaagtccatccttatctggacgactggttgatccgagccccctcttatgcagagtgcggcaaagctatggaccgggtgattgctcttttgagctccctgtggtggatcatcaactgggagaaaagccagctgtgcccgacacagtccctggagtatctgggagttcgattcgacacccaagtgggcagagtgttcctgccggacaatcggattgtcaaacttcaggctcaggtggaccagttcctagtagcctctccgcttcgggcttgggactatgtgcagctgttgggctctatgacggccacgatggaagtagtgccctgggccagggctcatatgagaccactacaacactctctgctgcagcgctggactccggtgtcggaggattatgctgtgcgccttcccttggacccagcagtgcgcaaggcgctgagctggtggctgaagacagacaagttgtctgcagggatgcttcttgtgaccccggagtggattgtcgtcatgacggacgcctctttgacgggctggggagcccactgcttgggaaggacagcgcaggggctctggtctcctgcagaggcaaagtggtctatcaacctcctggaactcagagccattcggttggcgcttttggagttcctcccggtactggcgttgaagccagtacgggtcctgtcggacaatgccatggctgtggcctatgtcaaccgccagggaggtaccaagagcgcccctctagccaaggaagccatgaatctatgccagtgggcggaagcaaacctggaacagctgtcagcggcccacattgccggagtcatgaatgtcaaggcggactttctcagtcgccataccttggatcccggagagtggcagttatcggctcaggcgttcttggacatcacgaagcgctggggccagccgagcctagatctgatggcgtcatcggccaattgccaagtgccgcgctttttcagcagaggacgggaccctcgatctctgggagtagatgctcttctccaacagtggccgacacaggagcttctctatgtgttcccgccctggcccatgttgggcagggtactagaccgggtggcaaagcatccgggccgaataatcctggtgggtccggactggcccagacgtctctggtatgcggacttaataAGGctatcagtggacgaccctctgcggctgccagtggagcagggcctgttgcatcagggtcccgtggtgatggaggatccctccccctttggtcttacggcctggctattgagcggcagcgtctgaggaagaagggcttctcagacaaggtcatcgccactatgctgagagcgaggaagcgctctacttctactgcttacgccagggtttggcgtacttttgcagcgtggtgtgaagcaggctcactttctcccttcactgctccaatttcttcagtgctggcgttcctgcaagaaggtctggagaaaggcctgtcgctcagttcccttaaagtccaggtagcggctctggcttgcttcaggggccgcctgaagggtgcttccctggtttcgcagccagatgtggtatgttttctcaagggagttaatcacctgcgccctcctctgcactcagtggtgcctgcgtggaatctcaacctggtgcgaagagccttgcagaagccgccttttgaacccttgtcgagggcatctctgaaagacctgacgttgaaagcagtctttttggtggctatcacttcagccagaagagtttccgagctccaggcactctcatgtcgagagccttttctgcagttcactgaggcaggagtgacttcgcacagtgccttccttcctgcccaagattgtttctcgcttccatgtgaatcagcagctctgtctcccttcctttcgtagggaggactacccagaggaatactctgctctcaaatatctggatgtgagacgagtcatcatcagatacttggaagtgaccaatgatttccggaaatcggatcaactgtttgtcctgtttgcaggtcctcgtaagggtctgcaggctgctaagcctacagtggcaagatgggtcaaggaagccattgcagcggcttatgtggccgcggggaaggtgccgcctattcagctgaaggctcactccactagagctcaggcggcctcgatggcagaggccgggtccgtctccttggaagagatatgcaaggcggcaacttgggcatcggcccatgccttctccaggcattaccgcttgactgtggttgctcgggcggaggcccggtttggagcttcagtgttgcggtcagggatttctgtgtcccgccctgggtgagtactgcttcggtacatcccaccagtctatggattgatcagcatgatgatatggaaggtaaaattatgtatcatacctgataattttctttccattaatcatagctgatcaatccatagcccctcccagatatctgtactgtttatattctggttgcatttcaggttcaagtttagtcttcagttcctgttcaagaggacttcgtgttcaagttttttcaattgaattcttcaagagttgagacgagtttgtgttacagtgagctgctgcattcctctcccctccgttttacggggctggattgagacataaattctgccggcgctccctcccgcttcgtgcggctgtagggcagctttgtacccctcccgcttcggcggtgttagggtcagtcagctcctcccgcggttgcggttgcaggataagccagatctccccgcatcggcggggtggtgtccctcccccgctccgcggggatgagctggacggattcccctcccccacttgtgtggggataagctgggttaattcccctcccccgtttcggcggtggtgagctgggcggagtgtccctttgtgggtgtaattctctaagtgctgagtcctgcggatggagctttggtATCGActtactgaggagtttccggcagcacatgaccacatatagggaggcaaaagctttgctctctatctccacctgctggtagatggacacaacccaccagtttatggattgatcagctatgattaatggaaagaaaattatcaggtatgatacataattttacctttatgtTGATAGAGCCAGTCTACCGATGTAAACCCTTATTTTATGCAGGTAAATTGTGAGTAGACTTTTGAAAAGGTGCCTCAAAATAAACAAGAAGTAAAATGTTTCGTACTATATTTTTTCAGTCTGATCACAAGCGGCCCTTTCCAATCATCTCTGACACCCTTGATGAGCAGGAGAGGCCATCAAAATCCAGAAGACTGTCAAACGAAAGATTATACTTTCAAGGTGAACTTACAGAAAAAAGTGCTGTACTAAATGGCCAAATAGAAAGGGAAAACAAGATGAACTTCACTACACCCTCAGCTAGCCAGCTCCAGCTTCAGAAAGAGGAAACTCAAGAGAAAGTGATGGGACGGTATACTAGATCATTCAGGGATTCAGAAAATGTGAAAAAATGTCCATACAGTATTACTGGTACAAACTCTGGGAAATATGATGCCAGCATTAGCACCATAAATGATTTACACCAGGGGAAGCCTTGTCTGAGGACCAACCGAACTTCTGAGTATTTAAAGCAAGTAAGAAGAAAGTCTACTCCCATTTTATCAAGGCCTAAGGAACTGGGACGATCCATGAGACTCCCATCCAGCAAGCCTGATGTTCTGGGACTGCTGAGGCGCAAGTCTTTTTTTGGAGGATTATTGTCAAGGGAAACCCCAGAAAAACAAGATATGGTCAATGATCTTGAGAGAAAGGTGGAAGCTGAGCCAGGAAATCAGATAAAACCAGGTCTTCAGCATCTGAAGTTAGGACGATGTCCAGGAATGCAGGAAGAATTAAACTATGATATTGGTCCAGGAACATCACTTGAACCTGCAAGTACTGTGCTACAAAAAACTGATGGGGAAACAAAGTCCCTGGAAACCATACACAAACAAGAGGAAGAGTATGCCATCTTAAAAAGTTCATCATCAGTAGAAGATCTAAATGAAATGCGAAAGGAAGAAGTGAAGGATACTGAACACTTTGCTGATTATGTCCAGCTTTCTTTAGAAACCCAGGATGACAATGAACCCCTTTACTCAAGTTCAGTGGTAGTTAAATTTCCTAATGAAAATATCAGGCCTGGTGCAAGTGTGGAGCAGCACCAGCAGCTCTATGTCACAGAGCCAGAGACCAAAATCTGCACACATTCTGTTTCATACTTGGAGAGTTCTGTGGAAAGATCACAAAATTATATCTCAACTGGTGAATGTGATACTTTGTGTGAAAATACAGAAGCACATATCCTCCGTACATCAGTGGGTAGACAAAGTGATAAAGGATTACCTGAGAGTAAACAGAGAGCCACTTGGTCAAGGTGTTGGAACAGTAAAGACATGGTTCGGAACCATTACTTGGATTGTGCTTATATCAGCTCTTATCATTCAAAAAACTATGATGTGACTGTTCAGACTTATTTATTGGAGGCTCTAGACCTTAGCCAGATCAGGTCTGACCACTGTGGTGTCAAAGAACTTATTACACATTCTCAAGTTAAAGAAAGTAAATACTCAGAGATGCTTATGGAGGGAACAGGGTCAGGATTCAGACCTAGAGAATACCCAAATCTCCCAATGAAGGAGGCAATCTCTCAGAATGGAGAAGCAACTATACAACAACTATACGTTAAATCTGGGAATAAAGAAAGCATCATAACTTTAGATGACGTGAAGCAAAATCTGAACAATGCTCACAAGAGAAAACCTCTAACAGATAATGAAAGGGAGAGAGTTCTAAAGAAAGAGGAATGTCAAAGGGTGACTGACAAAGAGGGAGCAATGAAGcaagcagaatctcaaatagagacAGGAAACAAGAAAATTACAAATAGTGAAGAATATCAAACAGAAGAAAACATGGCACGAGAAGAACCTAAAGCAGGGGGAGCTTTGAAACAAGAAGAATGTCACAAAGATGCTGGAAACAAGAAGTTTCTGGAAAGGAATGAATGTGAAAGGGTTAGAACTGATAGAAATTTAGAAAGAGAAATGTGCCAAATAGACACTGTAAACAAATGTATCTCAGAGAGAAAGGAATATTTGATAAACACTGAAACTGAACAACCTTCAAAGAGACAAGAGGATAAATGTGAGCCTGGAATTGAGAGGGCTCTAGAAAGAAAAGAAGGTGGAAGGGAAATGTTAACTGTACAAACTTCAGAAAGAGAGGAACTTGAAAAGGAAGTTGACATAGAAAAAACTCCAAAGAATGAAAAGAGTGAAAGGGAAGCTAAAACTGAGGGAAGCCCAAAGACTGCATCTCAAAAGACATCAGAAAAGCCAAAGGAAGAGAGGCTGCCTCCAGGAACTGTTGATAACGGTACAATGACTAAGAAGGTCCAaaatgaaaatcaaaatatgGCAAAAGACACATATATAGAAAAGACTCTGATGTCCATGGACGAGGACAAAGAGAAAAGTGTAGAAGATACTATGAATTGTATCACCAAAACAGATGAGGATGTATGCTTACAACATAAAACTACAGAAGTGAACAACAGTCATGAGGCTGAACAAAATAACAAAGCCCTATTAAAAGAATCTATTGACAAGCCAGAGCTAAGGTCAGAATGGAAAGAAGTGGAAAGGACTAGAACAGCAGAAATAAAGGATGCCACAGGAAATGCAAATGAGCCAAATCTACAAGAAAAACCAACAATACACCAAAACGAGAAGAAAGTGAATTTTGGAGAGGACATGCTGGTTGTGCTCTCAGAGGCAGCAAGTCATGAGAACTATGGGAAGGCAATATGGGAAGTGAAATCTTCTGTTCCTGAGGAAAATTATGTTAGAGAGGATGAAAGAGAGGAGTTGGCATTAGAGGATACCAAGGAATCTGGAACACATACAATGTGTGTTTCTGGTGGAGACTCAGAAGACATTTCTCAGGTAAGCAGTTTCAGCACTGGGGAAAGAATCTGCAGTATATACATGTAATATGCATCCATTAAATATTAATAGTAGTACTGAACACTTTAGGCTGCTTGGTGCATGATAGATCTTTTTACTTGCATTTCAGAGTTTGGGTTCACTACATGCACAATAACAACATGCAAAATAGGGTTACCATCATATCCAAGTCAGCCCAAACAGGCTGATCTATTTCTGGTTTTACCTCACTGTATGTGGTTGTAATGAATGGGCTGTGAGGGGGATGTATGTATTCACTGAGATGTATTGGTTGTGAAAGTTGCAAGTGTAACAAGAGGGTTATAAAGTGTGAGTGGTAGGGTTGGGGAAACCAATCATTGACATAGCTGTAAGGGGGAGATTTGCAGTGACAATGTTTGTAGTGACAGGACTGTGTAATGAGTaaataggaaagaggaacctggaAGTGATTGAGATGTGCAGAGACAGTCTGGAGAGAAAGGAATATGTATAGAATGGTGGAGGGGTGATGATAGGGATTACCTGGAAGTGACTTAAGTTGTGCTCAGTAATTTTCTTTTGATTGTAAGCTTAAATTGACAGGACTGTGTG
This portion of the Microcaecilia unicolor chromosome 4, aMicUni1.1, whole genome shotgun sequence genome encodes:
- the LOC115469697 gene encoding LOW QUALITY PROTEIN: STE20-like serine/threonine-protein kinase (The sequence of the model RefSeq protein was modified relative to this genomic sequence to represent the inferred CDS: inserted 2 bases in 2 codons), coding for MDFFRRLFKLGMEKKKIKLYENVKRDENPEDGWAVTAEVGDGAFGKVFKAQNKDTGVLAAAKMIDIQSEEDLEDYMVEIDILAQCEHPNIVKLLEAFYWEGRLWIFIEFCPGGALDAVMLELERPLTEVQIKVVCKQVLQALEYLHSHRIIHRDLKAGNLLLSLAGEVKLADFGVSAXNSQTMQRRSSFIGTPYWMAPEVVLCETSKDVPYDYKADIWSLGITLIEMAEGEPPHHELNPMRVLLKITKSDPPRLCVPLKWSEEFNDFLRQSLARNPECRWSASQLLQHPFVTSVTDNHPLRELIAEAKAEVIEEIEDGKGEDEEEFEGKILLSDHKRPFPIISDTLDEQERPSKSRRLSNERLYFQGELTEKSAVLNGQIERENKMNFTTPSASQLQLQKEETQEKVMGRYTRSFRDSENVKKCPYSITGTNSGKYDASISTINDLHQGKPCLRTNRTSEYLKQVRRKSTPILSRPKELGRSMRLPSSKPDVLGLLRRKSFFGGLLSRETPEKQDMVNDLERKVEAEPGNQIKPGLQHLKLGRCPGMQEELNYDIGPGTSLEPASTVLQKTDGETKSLETIHKQEEEYAILKSSSSVEDLNEMRKEEVKDTEHFADYVQLSLETQDDNEPLYSSSVVVKFPNENIRPGASVEQHQQLYVTEPETKICTHSVSYLESSVERSQNYISTGECDTLCENTEAHILRTSVGRQSDKGLPESKQRATWSRCWNSKDMVRNHYLDCAYISSYHSKNYDVTVQTYLLEALDLSQIRSDHCGVKELITHSQVKESKYSEMLMEGTGSGFRPREYPNLPMKEAISQNGEATIQQLYVKSGNKESIITLDDVKQNLNNAHKRKPLTDNERERVLKKEECQRVTDKEGAMKQAESQIETGNKKITNSEEYQTEENMAREEPKAGGALKQEECHKDAGNKKFLERNECERVRTDRNLEREMCQIDTVNKCISERKEYLINTETEQPSKRQEDKCEPGIERALERKEGGREMLTVQTSEREELEKEVDIEKTPKNEKSEREAKTEGSPKTASQKTSEKPKEERLPPGTVDNGTMTKKVQNENQNMAKDTYIEKTLMSMDEDKEKSVEDTMNCITKTDEDVCLQHKTTEVNNSHEAEQNNKALLKESIDKPELRSEWKEVERTRTAEIKDATGNANEPNLQEKPTIHQNEKKVNFGEDMLVVLSEAASHENYGKAIWEVKSSVPEENYVREDEREELALEDTKESGTHTMCVSGGDSEDISQELASIRRTVKITRKFMVDGKEISVTTSKIVSKDNKKDDKLRTARRQELRELRLLQKEEHRAQTQLHQKLQHQRELMFRHIETEMIGKKQYYDHEXEVLERQQQQLLERLEQEYTLRLCQDAKGTSIFTKLDLRGAYNLVRIRHGDEWKTAFSTHEGHFEYLVMPFGLYHHHHVRTVLQRLRDYRLFAKLEKCSFHQQAIPFLGYIFSSEGLQMDPTKLRAIRDWPMPQGLRALQRFLGFANYYRQFIHHYSLITAPLTALTRNGADEQSFVQQQQEELNRALQKMIQEQKKKVTSTEWEYINKIHNQKRAREAVIWDLEQHHLQEKYHLFKQQVKEKHSLQRQQLRKRHEKEKERMNYFYDFLLEDMKNSHAQERVQLLKNQRNDSKTRLNMFKESLKIQGVSSSGLRERTKQFLKQEEQQQKKEMQQQQQKQTVKLQELQQQLDTTVREQEQLQTEKLGMLEAQEKKQLKRLEDEHTMELQEWQERLITRKEVLEAELVHKHNLQQKEPRRSNSEPTRRISRFFPVFHFPS